One genomic segment of Gossypium arboreum isolate Shixiya-1 chromosome 3, ASM2569848v2, whole genome shotgun sequence includes these proteins:
- the LOC108474785 gene encoding U-box domain-containing protein 16: MAVSPHAFPPRKRRPSAGAFVSPKLADINLVKSLLSLSQEISSFKPFQCLLKRNSVSAINKSKLLSILFDELIKNPACVFFSPSTLLCFEEMYIVLQRIKTLLEDCSNGSKMWMLMQIQVLSNNFHELTLELSTLLDIFPFKEIELSQDVEELVVLVRRQCGKSKPVVDPGDVFLRREVLTMLDRIEKEIVPDQLKLKKVIEDLGLRDGSSCREEIESLQDEIQNQVDEKSKSDIVSLIGLVRYANCVLFGSSTASKPDHRRQKSTSDLTIPADFRCPITLELMRDPVVVATGQTYDRESINLWIESGHSTCPKTGQTLIHTNLIPNRALRNLIAMWCREQGIPFETVGNNEKVSSVKGTKAAFEATKMTVSFLVNKLSGSQTMEAANGIVYELRALSKTDSDSRACIAEAGAIPILVRYLGSSVGLEHPNLQVNAVTTILNLSILEANKTRIVETDGALNGVIEVLRSGATWEAKGNAAATIFSLSGIHAYRKGLGRKTRVIKGLLDLAKDGPTSSQKDALVAILNLAGDRETVGRLVEGGVIQTVSGVMDELPEEAVTILEAVTRRGGLAAIAAAFNIIKKLGVILREGSDNARESAAATLVTMCRKGGPEMVAELAVIPGIERIIWEVMGGGTARGRRKAATLLRILRRWAAGLDLDTNNVVDSSNMITMTVGTSRTILQA, translated from the coding sequence ATGGCTGTTTCTCCTCATGCTTTTCCGCCGAGAAAGCGGCGGCCTTCGGCCGGAGCTTTTGTATCGCCCAAACTAGCCGATATCAACTTGGtaaagtcccttctttctttgTCACAAGAAATCTCTTCTTTTAAACCATTTCAATGTCTTCTAAAACGGAACTCGGTTTCCGCCATTAACAAATCCAAGCTTCTCTCGATATTATTCGACGAGCTGATAAAAAACCCAGCTTgtgttttcttttctccttcaacCCTTTTGTGCTTTGAAGAAATGTACATAGTTTTACAAAGGATTAAAACATTGCTCGAAGATTGTTCAAATGGAAGTAAGATGTGGATGTTAATGCAAATCCAGGTATTATCTAATAATTTTCATGAACTCACCCTCGAGTTATCGACTCTACTCGATATTTTCCCTTTTAAGGAGATTGAACTGAGTCAAGACGTGGAAGAACTCGTGGTTTTGGTACGGAGACAGTGTGGTAAGTCGAAGCCGGTTGTGGATCCCGGCGATGTGTTTCTCCGGCGAGAAGTTTTGACCATGTTGGATCGGATCGAAAAAGAGATCGTTCCCGATCAGTTGAAGCTTAAAAAAGTCATCGAGGATCTGGGATTACGTGACGGTTCGAGTTGCAGAGAAGAAATCGAGAGCTTACAAGATGAAATCCAGAATCAAGTCGACGAGAAATCGAAATCGGATATCGTTTCTTTGATTGGCCTTGTTCGTTACGCTAATTGCGTGTTGTTCGGATCTTCGACGGCAAGTAAACCGGATCATCGGCGGCAAAAATCGACGTCTGATTTGACGATCCCGGCTGATTTCCGGTGTCCGATTACTCTTGAGTTGATGAGGGATCCGGTTGTCGTGGCGACGGGACAGACGTACGATCGGGAGTCTATCAATCTATGGATTGAATCTGGGCATTCCACATGTCCTAAAACGGGTCAAACCCTGATCCATACCAACCTTATCCCGAACCGAGCTTTGAGGAATCTTATAGCTATGTGGTGCCGTGAGCAAGGAATTCCGTTTGAGACCGTCGGAAATAACGAGAAAGTTAGCAGCGTTAAAGGTACTAAAGCCGCCTTTGAAGCTACGAAGATGACGGTTTCTTTTTTGGTCAACAAACTATCGGGTAGTCAAACCATGGAGGCGGCTAACGGTATTGTTTATGAGCTTCGTGCTTTGTCGAAAACCGACTCGGATAGCCGAGCCTGCATTGCAGAAGCTGGAGCGATTCCGATCTTAGTCAGGTATTTAGGTTCAAGTGTTGGTTTGGAGCATCCGAACCTCCAGGTCAACGCTGTTACTACTATTCTCAACCTTTCCATCTTAGAAGCAAACAAAACGAGAATCGTGGAGACCGACGGAGCTTTAAATGGCGTTATCGAGGTGTTACGTTCAGGTGCCACGTGGGAAGCCAAAGGGAATGCGGCGGCGACGATATTCAGCTTATCGGGCATACACGCGTACAGAAAAGGTTTAGGAAGGAAGACTCGTGTCATAAAGGGATTGTTGGATTTAGCCAAAGACGGACCCACGAGCTCCCAAAAGGATGCACTCGTGGCTATTTTGAATTTGGCTGGAGATAGGGAGACTGTAGGGAGGTTAGTTGAAGGAGGGGTGATACAGACGGTGAGCGGAGTCATGGACGAGCTACCGGAGGAAGCGGTGACAATACTCGAGGCGGTGACTAGGAGAGGCGGATTGGCGGCAATCGCGGCGGCTTTCAACATAATTAAGAAACTGGGTGTTATCCTGAGGGAAGGGTCAGATAATGCAAGGGAAAGCGCCGCAGCTACGTTGGTCACCATGTGTAGGAAAGGGGGACCGGAGATGGTAGCGGAGTTGGCAGTGATTCCCGGGATTGAAAGGATAATATGGGAAGTGATGGGTGGCGGAACCGCAAGAGGGAGACGGAAAGCGGCGACGTTGTTGCGGATTCTTCGAAGATGGGCGGCCGGTTTGGATTTGGATACAAATAATGTTGTGGATAGTTCAAACATGATAACCATGACTGTTGGTACATCAAGAACAATATTGCAAGCATGA
- the LOC108475439 gene encoding transcription repressor OFP1-like, with the protein MGNSRFKLSDMFPNVWFYKLKDMNKSKHHEKKHHHPSSSKQEQPHFNPRKSYHFTRELVPIHVSPDQPLRKSTKKRNPRRNFRSPPSKVLTSSVSAGCSCRETIKNKPDSPPEYSASSSSSLSSSGDSSLPQESFDNLVWSSSKANDDIISDADVKKIDEFLPELELPPILTKPAKFNDMVKDIKNKTKKFGHSPSGVKLRVNSPKIANRRLVQGHARRSISSNSSSSSSKRSLSESFAVVKSSVDPQRDFKESMVEMIMENNIRASKDLEDLLACYLSLNSDEYHEIIIKVFKQIWFDLIDVR; encoded by the coding sequence ATGGGTAATTCCAGGTTCAAGTTATCAGACATGTTCCCCAATGTCTGGTTTTACAAACTCAAAGACATGAACAAATCCAAACACCATGAAAAAAAACACCACCACCCATCATCATCAAAACAAGAACAACCCCATTTTAATCCCAGAAAATCCTATCATTTCACTAGAGAGCTTGTTCCAATTCATGTTTCCCCAGATCAACCACTGAGAAAATCCACCAAGAAACGAAATCCCAGAAGGAATTTCCGGTCACCGCCGTCAAAGGTGCTTACTTCTTCCGTCTCCGCCGGTTGTAGTTGCCGTGAAACTATCAAGAATAAACCCGATTCTCCACCGGAATACTCAGCATCTTCTTCATCTTCCTTATCGTCTTCCGGCGACAGTTCTTTACCGCAAGAATCGTTCGATAACTTGGTGTGGTCAAGTTCCAAAGCCAACGACGATATAATCTCCGATGCGGACGTTAAGAAAATCGACGAGTTCTTACCGGAGCTCGAACTCCCTCCGATCTTAACGAAACCGGCTAAATTCAACGACATGGTGAAGGACATCAAGAACAAGACAAAAAAATTCGGTCACAGTCCGTCGGGTGTAAAGCTGAGAGTGAATTCTCCGAAAATTGCGAATAGGAGATTAGTTCAGGGTCATGCTCGGCGAAGCATTTCGTCGAACAGTTCGAGTTCAAGTTCGAAGAGGAGCTTATCGGAGAGTTTTGCAGTGGTGAAATCGTCGGTCGATCCTCAAAGAGATTTTAAGGAATCAATGGTGGAGATGATAATGGAGAATAACATTAGAGCATCTAAGGATTTGGAGGATTTGCTTGCTTGTTACCTTTCTCTCAATTCCGATGAATACCATGAAATTATCATCAAGGTTTTCAAGCAAATCTGGTTCGACTTGATCGATGTCCGATGA
- the LOC108475915 gene encoding uncharacterized protein LOC108475915 yields MFLMGDLLDWSPETNGVSSRDRYSSSPSSSPNQKGISAEYWRKAEEATQGIIARVQPTVVSEERRKAVTDYVQRLIKNYLGCEVFPFGSVPLKTYLPDGDIDLTAFGGLIFEEALANDVCSVLEREDHNTAAEFVVKDVQLIRAEVKLVKCLVQNIVVDISFNQLGGLCTLCFLEQVDRLIGKDHLFKRSIVLIKAWCYYESRILGAHHGLISTYGLETLVLYIFHLFHSSLDGPLAVLYKFLDYFSKFDWENYCISLNGPIPISSLPDIVVETPENGGGDLLLSNDFLRECVEKFSVPSRGFEANSRIFPQKHLNIVDPLRENNNLGRSVSKGNFYRIRSAFTYGARKLGQILSQSEETLGDELHKFFSNTLDRHGNGQRPDVQDPAPLSRFRGLGATPSVSGTESCQEDQNFYESESSNSSTVTGNYRSSDNEGSLYKVNNGNMSERETDVGITVKEPQGSANASSISEIRLTGDAKDLATSRFQGLVISNDAHKSCPPNAGDGFSSSGTVRHAPHLYFCNLSLDNGEIRNGNVERKQPENSGLSERSATSGILSASSEQTGANEHGDHSENQLVASRGVQSPVGPKNQPLTSNFAWSTEDRYPGYSSNPASSSAAPSQELLSSLSDLCGDYDANIHGLSYGQWCYDYAFSASIPPISSPLVSQFQSKNSWDAVHKSVQFRQNAISPMNANGGVPRQAYYPINPPVLHGSGFGMEEMPKPRGTGTYFPNPNTNYYKDRSLTARGRNPALARSPRNNGRAITFPEPNSPERSNRDLAQMQSINQGVGKSGSSGLRHSGSEKALSPNANGLMDQPDRLVEFGSFGALPLAPACTETSKQKNPGSPNTQNSTGTERLKSVASMGRDRIFIQPFHLKNEEDFPPLSI; encoded by the exons atgtTTTTGATGGGCGATCTCCTAGATTGGTCGCCTGAAACAAACGGCGTCTCGTCAAGAGACAGGTATTCATCGTCACCATCTTCATCACCGAATCAAAAGGGGATTAGTGCGGAGTATTGGAGAAAAGCCGAGGAAGCAACGCAGGGGATCATAGCCCGTGTCCAGCCAACTGTTGTTTCGGAAGAGAGGAGAAAAGCGGTTACCGATTACGTACAgagattaattaaaaattatcttGGTTGTGAG GTATTTCCGTTTGGGTCAGTGCCCTTGAAGACCTATCTTCCTGATGGAGATATCGACTTGACTGCCTTCGGAGGCTTAATCTTTGAGGAGGCTCTGGCAAATGATGTGTGTTCTGTCCTTGAAAGAGAAGATCATAACACTGCTGCTGAGTTTGTAGTGAAGGATGTGCAATTAATTCGGGCAGAG GTTAAGCTTGTAAAGTGTTTAGTGCAGAACATTGTGGTGGATATCTCATTCAATCAATTAGGGGGGCTATGCACCTTGTGCTTTCTTGAGCAG GTTGATCGTCTTATCGGAAAGGATCATCTATTTAAACGCAGTATTGTACTTATCAAGGCTTGGTGCTACTATGAGAGTCGTATTTTGGGGGCTCATCATGGCTTGATTTCTACCTATGGTTTGGAGACTTTGGTGCTGTACATTTTCCATCTATTCCATTCATCCCTAGATGGCCCTTTGGCG GTTCTGTATAAGTTTTTGGATTACTTTAGCAAATTTGATTGGGAAAATTACTGCATCAGTTTAAATGGTCCAATCCCTATATCCTCCCTACCAGATATTGTGG TTGAGACGCCTGAAAACGGTGGGGGAGATTTGCTGCTTAGCAATGATTTTCTCAGGGAATGTGTGGAAAAGTTCTCGGTTCCTTCAAGGGGATTTGAAGCTAATTCACGCATATTCCCTCAAAAGCATCTAAATATAGTAGATCCTCTAAGAGAAAACAATAATCTTGGTCGCAGTGTGAGCAAAG GGAACTTTTACCGAATAAGAAGCGCTTTCACTTACGGGGCTCGGAAGCTAGGGCAGATTCTTTCCCAGTCTGAAGAAACTCTAGGAGATGAACTTCATAAGTTTTTCTCGAACACTCTGGATAGGCATGGAAATGGACAGAGGCCTGATGTTCAAGATCCTGCTCCATTGTCTAGATTCAGAGGACTTGGTGCAACACCATCAGTGTCAGGTACAGAGTCATGTCAAGAAGATCAAAACTTTTATGAATCAGAATCTTCAAATTCAAGTACTGTGACTGGGAATTATAGATCTTCTGATAATGAGGGATCATTGTACAAAGTCAATAATGGTAATATGTCTGAGAGGGAAACAGATGTTGGTATAACTGTTAAGGAGCCACAGGGTTCTGCAAATGCATCAAGTATTTCAGAAATCCGTCTCACAGGGGATGCTAAAGACCTGGCAACCTCCAGATTTCAAGGTCTTGTAATTTCAAATGATGCACATAAATCTTGCCCTCCAAATGCAGGGGATGGTTTTTCCTCATCAGGTACTGTAAGGCATGCACCTCATCTCTATTTTTGTAACTTGTCTTTGGATAATGGAGAGATAAGAAATGGAAACGTGGAACGTAAACAGCCTGAAAACTCTGGTTTGTCTGAAAGGAGTGCGACTTCGGGTATTCTTTCTGCAAGCAGTGAGCAGACGGGTGCTAATGAACATGGTGATCACAGTGAGAATCAATTGGTTGCTAGTAGAGGGGTTCAGTCCCCTGTTGGACCGAAGAATCAGCCATTGACTTCAAATTTTGCTTGGTCAACGGAGGATCGATATCCTGGATATTCTAGTAATCCAGCTTCAAGTAGTGCAGCTCCAAGTCAGGAGCTTTTGAGCTCATTGTCTGATCTCTGTGGGGATTACGATGCCAATATACACGGTTTGAGTTATGGCCAGTGGTGCTACGACTATGCCTTTAGTGCATCTATTCCTCCGATTTCTTCACCTTTGGTTTCTCAGTTCCAGAGCAAGAATTCGTGGGACGCGGTACACAAGTCAGTGCAGTTCAGGCAAAATGCAATTTCCCCAATGAATGCCAACGGTGGTGTCCCTCGACAAGCCTACTATCCTATTAACCCACCAGTTCTACATGGTTCTGGCTTCGGAATGGAAGAAATGCCAAAGCCTCGAGGAACAGGGACATACTTCCCCAATCCCAATACG AATTATTACAAAGATAGGTCCCTGACAGCTAGGGGAAGGAACCCAGCGTTGGCAAGATCTCCTCGTAACAATGGCCGTGCCATTACATTCCCTGAGCCAAATTCACCAGAGAGAAGCAACCGTGATCTGGCACAAATGCAGTCAATAAATCAGGGTGTTGGAAAATCCGGGTCTTCGGGACTCCGCCACTCTGGTTCTGAAAAAGCATTATCCCCTAATGCCAATGGCTTGATGGATCAGCCAGATAGGCTTGTAGAATTCGGGTCCTTTGGAGCCCTACCTTTGGCGCCTGCCTGTACTGAAACTAGCAAGCAGAAAAATCCAGGATCTCCTAACACTCAAAACTCAACTGGAACGGAAAGGCTAAAATCGGTCGCTAGCATGGGTCGAGACAG GATATTTATACAACCATTCCATTTAAAAAACGAAGAAGATTTCCCACCGTTATCCATCTGA
- the LOC108475505 gene encoding CBL-interacting serine/threonine-protein kinase 14-like — protein MAETGDRSSTSNDLSEISSEMALLGKYEVGKLLGYGAFAKVYQARNMQTGETVAIKAVSKKKVLHGKMMAQVKREIAIMRRLNHPNIVKLVEVLATKSKVYFVMEYAKGGEFLTRINKGRFSEELCRRYFQQLISAVGFCHSRGVFHRDLKPENLLLDENWNLKVTDFGLSAMTEQVRQDGLLHTFCGTPAYVAPEILSKKGYDGAKADIWSCGIVLYVLHAGYLPFNDANMTVMYRNIYRGEYKFPKWTSPELRRLISRLLDTNPETRITIDEIINDPWFKNGYKEVKVQPVDFDLKEETQSNVRFNAFDLISFSTGFDLSGLFNDTEFSVQRERFVSAEKQWRIIERIKEEVAKMENVEVISTRESGIRLEHQGNNLVIAIDINQLTEELVVVEAGRRELTAGSSDEIWNEKLKPRLSDLVYNSESEL, from the coding sequence ATGGCGGAGACCGGAGACCGTTCTAGCACTAGCAATGACTTGTCGGAGATTTCATCGGAGATGGCGTTGTTAGGGAAGTACGAGGTTGGGAAATTGTTGGGGTACGGCGCGTTCGCTAAGGTTTACCAAGCGCGTAACATGCAGACGGGGGAGACGGTGGCGATCAAGGCGGTGAGTAAAAAGAAAGTCCTCCATGGTAAGATGATGGCGCAAGTTAAAAGAGAGATTGCTATCATGCGCCGGCTGAACCATCCCAACATCGTGAAACTCGTCGAAGTTTTAGCAACGAAGAGCAAGGTTTATTTCGTAATGGAATACGCTAAAGGTGGCGAGTTTTTAACAAGGATAAATAAAGGCCGGTTCAGTGAAGAACTCTGCCGCCGGTATTTCCAACAATTAATCTCCGCCGTCGGATTTTGCCACTCTAGAGGCGTTTTCCACCGTGATTTGAAACCGGAAAACCTCTTACTCGACGAGAATTGGAATTTAAAAGTGACCGATTTCGGACTCAGCGCCATGACGGAACAAGTCAGACAAGACGGTCTCCTCCATACGTTTTGCGGTACCCCAGCTTACGTAGCGCCGGAGATTTTATCTAAAAAAGGATACGACGGTGCTAAAGCTGATATTTGGTCATGCGGCATCGTTTTGTACGTTCTTCATGCTGGTTATCTTCCTTTTAATGATGCAAATATGACGGTAATGTATCGTAACATTTACAGAGGTGAATATAAATTCCCGAAATGGACATCACCGGAGCTCCGGCGATTGATTTCCCGCCTTTTAGATACAAACCCAGAAACAAGAATCACCATTGATGAAATCATCAATGACCCATGGTTTAAAAACGGGTATAAAGAAGTTAAAGTTCAGCCGGTTGATTTTGATTTAAAAGAAGAAACTCAAAGCAATGTTCGATTCAATGCTTTTGATTTAATTTCTTTTTCGACCGGTTTTGATCTTTCCGGTTTATTTAATGATACTGAATTTTCCGTTCAACGGGAACGTTTTGTATCGGCGGAGAAGCAGTGGAGGATTATAGAGAGAATTAAAGAAGAGGTGGCAAAAATGGAGAATGTGGAGGTTATAAGTACGAGAGAAAGTGGGATACGGCTAGAACACCAGGGGAATAATTTGGTTATTGCTATTGATATTAACCAGTTGACGGAGGAGCTCGTGGTGGTTGAAGCTGGTCGCCGGGAACTCACCGCCGGGTCAAGTGATGAAATCTGGaatgaaaaattgaaacccagacTTTCCGATCTGGTCTATAATTCTGAAAGTGAACTTTGA
- the LOC108475128 gene encoding probable serine/threonine-protein kinase WNK5, producing the protein METNGKSCKRKVHGESFKTQTAKKPKQKNDKQNTLYKFREILGKGAMKKVYKAFDEVLGMEVAWNQVKLADVFRSPDELQRLYSEIHLLNYLDHSSIMQFYESWIDIHRKTFNFVNRDVHLQHPSRGRQRVDIRVRCLAYPHCHDPPVIHRDLKCDNIFVHGHLGQVKIGDL; encoded by the exons ATGGAGACAAATGGGAAGAGCTGTAAGAGGAAGGTCCACGGAGAAAGCTTCAAAACCCAGACAGCAAAGAAACCAAAGCAGAAGAATGATAAACAAAATACACTTTACAAG TTCAGAGAGATTCTGGGTAAAGGAGCAATGAAGAAAGTGTACAAGGCATTTGATGAGGTCCTTGGAATGGAAGTGGCATGGAATCAAGTGAAGCTCGCCGATGTTTTCCGTTCACCGGACGAATTACAAAGACTTTACTCTGAAATCCACCTTCTCAATTACCTCGACCACAGTTCCATCATGCAATTCTATGAGTCGTGGATCGATATCCATAGAAAAACATTCAACTTCGTCAACCGAGATGTTCACCTACAGCACCCTTCGAGA GGGCGCCAGCGTGTCGATATACGAGTACGTTGTCTAGCTTATCCCCATTGCCATGATCCTCCAGTGATACATAGAGATCTCAAATGTGATAACATCTTTGTCCATGGTCACCTCGGACAAGTAAAGATAGGTGATCTCTGA